In one Anticarsia gemmatalis isolate Benzon Research Colony breed Stoneville strain chromosome 9, ilAntGemm2 primary, whole genome shotgun sequence genomic region, the following are encoded:
- the LOC142975539 gene encoding uncharacterized protein LOC142975539, which yields MIEEDNKTLWCGNLAEQVTEELLYELFLQAGPLEKVRIPKDRDGRQKTFAFITFCHEVSVPYAMNLFRGTSLFHRPISLQFRGRMPVLPPPIRCYGPETVMDFSLHSAIAKQFCEMADSLKEEDMRSVQMIRQTNDVPDRLVIASLQGNWQNRHHPYRPKDKMHRDDYRSRDSREVRESHNDNYKGSSRNKHNSSHWRERRNNKKGSYHR from the exons ATGATTGAGGAGGATAATAAAACCTTATGGTGTGGGAATTTAGCAGAACAAGTTACAGAAGAATTGCTTTACGAACTGTTCTTACAG GCGGGACCGCTAGAAAAAGTAAGAATACCAAAGGACAGAGACGGTAGACAGAAGACTTTTGCGTTCATCACATTCTGTCATGAGGTGTCGGTACCTTACGCCATGAATTTGTTCCGTGGTACTTCATTATTTCACCGTCCAATCTCGCTACAATTCAGAGGCAGAATGCCGGTACTACCGCCGCCCATTAGATGTTATGGACCAGAGACTGTAATGGATTTCTCACTACACTCAGCCATTGCTAAACAGTTCTGTGAAATGGCCGATAGTTTAAAAGAGGAAGATATGAGAAGCGTGCAAATGATCCGCCAGACTAATGATGTTCCTGATAGATTAGTCATAGCTAGTTTACAAGGGAATTGGCAGAATCGCCATCATCCATACAGACCCAAAGACAAAATGCATAGAGATGACTATAGATCAAGAGATTCTAGAGAAGTGAGAGAATCTCACAATGACAACTACAAAGGAAGTAGTAGGAATAAACATAACTCCTCTCACTGGCGGGAgagaagaaataataaaaaaggaagCTACCATAGATAG
- the LOC142975586 gene encoding uncharacterized protein LOC142975586 produces MDDSTKYQQMQDEMSRFEAEISGGDTIISGPARAVIGAATFGAVQQQLERAAAPPMMPSFEMAATMMYPTVPPPPPPPSIMVPSQVRMRPGGPPDGFPPGLPFLRPGLPGPQLIPPPPPKPQPVVLSAAPKLYKQPKEDEEKKEKESRKRKRTPPPPPPRPEPIPEPVLPPAPPPPVISTPDVVTKPKKEKKNRKVVRTAGGQVWEDVTLLDWPDDDFRMFCGDLGNDVTDELLTRTFSKYSSFQRAKVIRDKRTNKSKGFGFVSFKDPGDFIKAMKEMDGRYVGSRPIKLRKSTWKNRALDVVRKKEKEKAALLSLLMSGNKS; encoded by the exons ATGGACGACTCCACGAAATACCAGCAGATGCAGGATGAAATGTCCAG GTTCGAGGCGGAGATCTCGGGCGGGGACACAATCATCAGTGGGCCGGCTCGCGCGGTGATCGGCGCGGCGACGTTCGGTGCTGTACAACAACAGCTAGaacgcgccgccgcgccgcctaTGATGCCATCCTTTGAGATGGCAGCTACTATGATGTACCCTACAGTACCGCCGCCACCGCCCCCGCCGTCCATCATGGTGCCTTCACag GTTCGCATGCGACCCGGCGGGCCACCCGATGGATTTCCACCAGGCCTGCCGTTCTTGAGGCCGGGCCTCCCAGGACCTCAGCTCATACCACCGCCGCCGCCAAAACCACAACCCGTAGTGCTATCAGCTGCAcctaaattatacaaacaaccCAAAGAAGATGaggaaaaaaaggaaaaagaaaGTCGGAAAAGA AAGCGAACGCCGCCTCCACCTCCGCCGCGGCCGGAGCCCATACCAGAGCCTGTGTTACCACCAGCGCCGCCACCACCTGTTATCTCAACCCCAGATGTCGTTACCAAACCTAAGAAGGAAAAGAAAAACAGAAAG gtgGTAAGAACAGCTGGTGGTCAGGTGTGGGAGGATGTGACTCTTCTGGACTGGCCCGATGATGACTTCCGCATGTTTTGCGGAGATCTTGGCAATGACGTCACTGATGAACTACTG ACACGTACATTCAGTAAATACAGCTCATTTCAAAGAGCGAAGGTGATCAGAGACAAGCGAACCAACAAGAGCAAAGGATTCGGCTTCGTTAGTTTCAAGGACCCCGGCGACTTTATCAAGGCGATGAAGGAAATGGATG GTCGTTACGTAGGCAGTCGTCCAATCAAGCTACGTAAGAGTACGTGGAAGAACCGCGCGCTTGACGTCGTGAGGAAGAAGGAGAAGGAAAAGGCAGCTCTGCTCTCTCTACTCATGTCGGGCAACAAAAGCTGA